The following coding sequences lie in one Chelmon rostratus isolate fCheRos1 chromosome 2, fCheRos1.pri, whole genome shotgun sequence genomic window:
- the tp53rk gene encoding EKC/KEOPS complex subunit TP53RK: MAACRNRSSSSAEEAAAAQRKQQQEVNMAQESSMAVPAFLSKAELLKQGAEARVYRAEFLGKPTIVKERFPKRYRHPVLDEKLTHRRTVQEVRSILRCRRAGISAPVVYFVDYSSHCIFLEEIVGSSTVRDHIASTQQSASRMEPELEGLAEKVGQILAKMHDEDVIHGDLTTSNMLLRCGLENGESDLVLIDFGLSYISALPEDKGVDLYVLEKAFLSTHPNTEALFEKLLKSYTVSSKKSSAVIKKLDEVRLRGRKRSMVG, encoded by the exons ATGGCAGCCTGCAGAAaccggagcagcagcagcgcagaggaagcagcagcagcgcagaggaagcagcagcaggaagtaaACATGGCCCAGGAGAGCAGCATGGCGGTCCCGGCGTTCCTCAGTAAAGCAGAGTTATTAAAACAAGGAGCAGAAGCTCGCGTCTACCGGGCGGAGTTTCTTGGAAAGCCGACCATTGTGAAAGAAAGGTTCCCGAAACGCTACAGACACCCAGTGCTGGACGAAAAACTGACGCACCGCAGGACGGTACAGGAGGTTCGCTCCATACTGCGCTGCCGGAGAGCAG GCATATCTGCCCCAGTAGTGTATTTTGTGGACTACAGCTCTCACTGTATTTTCTTGGAGGAGATCGTGGGTTCCTCGACTGTGCGTGACCACATCGCATCCACTCAGCAGTCTGCTTCCCGTATGGAGCCAGAGCTGGAAGGGCTGGCTGAGAAGGTGGGCCAGATCCTGGCCAAAATGCACGATGAGGACGTCATCCATGGAGACCTGACCACCTCCAACATGCTGCTGAGATGCGGCCTGGAGAACGGGGAGTCTGACCTGGTCCTCATCGACTTTGGCCTGAGTTACATCTCTGCTCTGCCCGAAGATAAAGGGGTGGACTTATATGTGCTGGAGAAGGCCTTCCTCAGTACCCACCCCAACACAGAGGCGTTGTTTGAGAAGCTGCTGAAGAGCTACACAGTGTCGTCCAAGAAATCGTCAGCAGTCATTAAAAAGCTTGACGAAGTTCGattgagagggaggaagaggtcGATGGTGGGATGA
- the si:ch73-267c23.10 gene encoding serine incorporator 1, with translation MGAVLGAFSVASWVPCLCSSATCLMCSCCPSTRNSTVTRIIYAFILLLGTIVACVMLSPGVDQQLKRIPGFCEDGAGASIPGLQADVNCEVFVGYKAVYRVCFGMSMWFLVFSILMINIKTSRDPRAAIHNGFWFFKFAALVAVTVGAFYIPDGPFTYTWFVVGSCGAFFFILIQLVLLVDFAHSWNESWVDKMETGNPRGWYAALLGVTILNYLLSFIAVVLFFLFYTKPDGCFINKFFISFNMLFCMVASVVSVLSKVQESQPRSGLLQSSIITLYTMFLTWSAMTNEPDQACNPSLLSIIQQITAPTLAPLAMENQTAVIIIGTEEPVLTSPYLQWWDAQTIVGLAIFVLCILYSSIRSSSTSQVNKLTMASKDSVILAEGGSSTDLSEESTGPRRVEDNERDMVQYSYSFFHFMLFLASLYIMMTLTNWYSPDADYTITSKWPAVWVKITSSWVCLALYIWTLVAPMILTNRDFS, from the exons ATGGGGGCAGTACTGGGGGCCTTTTCTGTCGCAAGCTGG GTGCCGTGCCTGTGCAGCAGCGCGACCTGTCTGATGTGCAGCTGCTGTCCAAGCACCAGGAACTCCACGGTGACCAGGATCATTTATGCCTTCATCTTGCTACTGGGGACCATCGTCGCCTGTGTCATGCTATCGCCGGGTGTAGATCAGCAGCTAAAAAGG ATCCCAGGCTTCTGTGAAGACGGGGCCGGAGCCTCCATCCCCGGCCTGCAGGCTGATGTCAATTGTGAAGTGTTTGTGGGCTACAAGGCAGTGTACCGAGTCTGCTTTGGCATGAGTATGTGGTTCCTGGTTTTTTCCATTCTTATGATTAACATCAAGACCAGCAGAGACCCCCGTGCTGCCATCCACAATGG attttggTTCTTTAAGTTTGCGGCCTTGGTGGCAGTGACAGTTGGTGCCTTTTACATTCCAGATGGGCCTTTTACCTACA CATGGTTTGTCGTGGGCTCCTGTGGagctttctttttcattctgatccagctggtgctgctggtggactTCGCCCACTCCTGGAACGAGTCCTGGGTGGACAAGATGGAGACTGGCAACCCCAGGGGCTGGTATGCAG ctttgttgGGGGTCACCATCCTCAACTACTTGCTGTCATTTATTGCTGTCGtcctgttcttcctcttctaCACCAAGCCTGACGGATGCTTCATCAACAAGTTCTTCATCAGCTTCAACATGTTATTCTGCATGGTGGCCTCTGTTGTCTCTGTGCTGAGTAAAGTGCAG GAGTCTCAGCCACGTTCAGGTCTTCTGCAGTCCTCCATCATCACCCTGTACACCATGTTTCTGACCTGGTCTGCCATGACCAATGAGCCTG ACCAAGCATGTAACCCCAGCCTACTGAGTATCATCCAGCAGATCACAGCCCCCACCCTGGCCCCTCTGGCAATGGAGAACCAGACAGCTGTGATAATCATCGGCACAGAGGAACCTGTCCTGACATCCCCGTACCTGCAGTGGTGGGACGCCCAAACAATAGTGGGGCTCGCTATATTTGTCCTTTGCATCCTCTACTCAAG CATTCGTTCGTCCAGCACCAGCCAGGTGAACAAGCTGACCATGGCCTCCAAAGACTCGGTCATCCTGGCTGAGGGCGGCAGCAGCACGGACCTGTCAGAGGAGTCTACAGGACCCAGGCGAGTGGAGGACAATGAGCGGGACATGGTCCAGTACAGCTACTCCTTCTTCCACTTCATGCTCTTCCTGGCCTCGCTCTACATTATGATGACCCTCACCAACTGGTACAG CCCTGATGCAGACTACACCATAACCAGCAAGTGGCCAGCAGTGTGGGTGAAGATCACCTCCAGCTGGGTATGTTTGGCCCTGTACATCTGGACCCTGGTGGCCCCCATGATCCTCACCAACCGAGACTTTAGCTGA
- the LOC121613230 gene encoding LOW QUALITY PROTEIN: fibronectin type III domain-containing protein 11-like (The sequence of the model RefSeq protein was modified relative to this genomic sequence to represent the inferred CDS: substituted 1 base at 1 genomic stop codon): MDEVNPACSSSDERDAQEVRAQMDALPDLRDQIQELLVTRLSDHSIMVLQEQLQLMQRSSYYLEIHCDDLHTSYLSDSVLRSLIEQPRLQHAMTLANTQVKLLLKLLEMLYQEMIKGCQQLEAFIIKYDQGLVDSDMAASTQQKLQQTQQYVKDFESRMTQNFGPLDLQNHLIWSTAIDPLPQLTASLAIKMPVMIDRFESCATSDAVHLCWAVAGQQSMEPNQQFEIHVKSRHPTTAERERFTKYMYQSCNIQVNNLTPDRYYQFSVKRVDTFNLVFGLWIDTIILKTLDISKXRQYIKTEIKYLTGFL, from the exons ATGGATGAAGTCAACCCGGCCTGTTCAAGCTCAGATGAGCGTGACGCCCAGGAGGTCAGGGCTCAGATGGATGCCCTCCCAGACCTACGCGACCAAATCCAGGAACTGCTCGTCACCAGACTTAGTGACCACTCCATCATG GTGTTGCaggaacagctgcagctcatgcAGAGGAGCTCGTACTATTTGGAAATCCATTGTGATGATTTGCACACTTCATACTTGTCTGACAGCGTGTTGAGGTCTCTTATTGAGCAGCCGAGGCTGCAGCATGCCATGACCCTCGCCAACACCCAGGTGAAGCTCCTTCTCAAGCTTCTGGAAATGCTCTACCAAGAGATGATCAAGGGCTGTCAGCAGCTAGAGGCCTTCATCATTAAGTATGACCAGGGTTTGGTGGATAGTGACATGGCGGCTTCTACACAGCAGAAGCTCCAGCAAACCCAGCAGTACGTGAAGGACTTTGAAAGCAGAATGACTCAGAATTTCGGCCCGCTGGATCTGCAGAACCACCTCATCTGGAGCACAGCCATTGACCCCTTGCCGCAGCTCACTGCATCACTGGCCATCAAGATGCCAGTGATGATTGACAGGTTTGAGTCGTGCGCAACATCCGACGCTGTGCATCTGTGTTGGGCAGTTGCAGGCCAGCAGTCTATGGAGCCAAACCAACAGTTTGAGATCCACGTAAAGAGCCGTCACCCTACTACTGCTGAACGTGAACGGTTTACTAAATATATGTACCAGTCATGCAACATACAGGTCAACAACCTGACACCTGACAGGTACTATCAGTTCTCTGTCAAGAGAGTAGACACTTTCAACTTGGTCTTTGGTCTGTGGATTGACACCATCATCCTAAAGACCTTGGATATTTCCAAGTAAAGacaatatataaaaacagaaataaaatatcttACAGGATTTCTTTAA
- the LOC121619133 gene encoding P2Y purinoceptor 1-like: MPGNTTHGGCESINLNFTHTFLPPVFVIVFVVGTLSNIWGLRSVCTSWNNIGNINIFMLNLGVADLLYLFTLPFLVDYYARNSHWQFGQPFCKVTRFCFNLNLYGSIGFLTCISIYRYLGIVHPMRVMGKISSRHSLAISTLVWLFVIIQILPDMFFDKNDQKLPNACFDTTSNELIRDYLPYSIAWTVTGFAIPLVIILVCYGHIVVVLARKANVNPVLQQRCLKLVVILVILFSVCFIPYHVFRNVNLKTRILKLSGICQPSFRDIYIAHQVGRFLACLNSAINPLIYIVGNDDFLMKLHHFSKRARLSLVGLRGAVLYRKPMEADTDSPSETCVDLVKA, from the coding sequence ATGCCTGGAAATACCACGCACGGAGGCTGCGAGAGCATCAACCTGAACTTTACGCACACCTTTCTGCCGCCCGTATTCGTCATTGTGTTCGTCGTCGGGACGCTGTCCAACATCTGGGGGCTTAGAAGCGTGTGCACCAGCTGGAACAACATCGGAAACATCAACATCTTCATGCTCAACCTGGGGGTGGCGGACCTGCTCTACCTGTTCACGCTGCCGTTCCTCGTGGACTATTACGCGCGCAACAGCCACTGGCAGTTCGGCCAGCCTTTCTGCAAGGTGACCCGCTTCTGCTTCAACCTCAACCTTTACGGCAGCATCGGCTTCCTCACCTGCATCAGCATCTACAGGTACCTAGGCATCGTGCATCCCATGAGAGTGATGGGGAAAATCAGCAGCCGCCACTCGCTGGCTATAAGCACCCTGGTTTGGCTTTTCGTCATTATTCAGATCCTCCCTGATATGTTCTTTGACAAGAATGATCAAAAGTTGCCCAACGCGTGTTTCGACACCACCTCGAACGAACTGATCAGAGACTACCTGCCTTACAGCATCGCCTGGACCGTCACAGGGTTTGCCATACCCCTGGTTATCATTCTGGTCTGTTATGGTCACATAGTTGTGGTTCTTGCCAGAAAAGCCAACGTCAATCCTGTACTGCAGCAGCGGTGTTTGAAGCTGGTCGTGATTCTGGTGATACTGTTCTCCGTCTGTTTTATCCCCTACCACGTGTTTCGAAATGTGAATCTGAAAACCAGGATTTTGAAACTAAGCGGGATCTGCCAGCCCAGCTTCCGCGACATCTACATTGCGCATCAGGTCGGCAGATTTCTGGCTTGCCTGAACAGCGCAATAAACCCGCTAATTTATATAGTTGGGAATGATGACTTTCTGATGAAGCTTCATCACTTCAGTAAGCGGGCCCGGCTGTCTCTGGTAGGCCTGAGAGGCGCAGTCCTTTACCGCAAACCCATGGAGGCAGACACGGATTCACCGTCAGAGACTTGCGTCGACCTGGTGAAGGCATAA